One genomic window of Octopus bimaculoides isolate UCB-OBI-ISO-001 chromosome 2, ASM119413v2, whole genome shotgun sequence includes the following:
- the LOC106874082 gene encoding neuroepithelial cell-transforming gene 1 protein isoform X1, which produces MGKIQKPQIGIICKDCEEVVSLRPSTCTSAICHQCHTTRIERRETILEIFQTELNYGRDLKILLVEFYGPIKEAGLINNQQLTELFLNLEELVDVNENFIEQLNRVLNSSPLHNDKEVDCVNIGQLFQESIHMFKAFEKYCVKQSDAMDLLEKLETENDILRAFLQVTQAENTTVRRMSLKSFLMVPVQRVMKYPLLLNRLYKSTPQHHRDSIPLHESLVGLERILEEINAKIQGTNTLRLTRKRSELRRHSSSDKFELIKTALSHLNWSQEEIHDILVSSLLTTQPQDHFWTGKKISNLKFSQIHAVLLTRGEPQPESSITKKLLFTQQSPIQQAALVTLRCKGSRYQLVREPLFLDKCVITLNSELSENIFEVQDWNKETYLFKGEDDKETKRWVEHLKRLSRNLGVFWRRRNALPDINSNSKG; this is translated from the exons atggggaaaatacaaaaaccaCAAATC GGAATCATTTGCAAAGACTGCGAAGAAGTGGTCAGTTTAAGACCATCAACATGTACCAGTGCCATTTGTCATCAGTGTCATACTACAAGAATTGAAAGACGGGAAACTATTTTGGAAATATTCCAAACTGAATTGAATTATGGTCGTGATTTGAAGATTCTATTAGTG GAATTCTATGGTCCCATCAAAGAAGCTGGTCTTATCAACAACCAACAACTGACAGAATTGTTCTTGAACTTGGAAGAGCTGGTGGACGTTAATGAGAACTTCATTGAGCAGTTGAACCGTGTCTTGAACAGTTCACCTCTTCATAATGATAAG GAGGTTGACTGTGTTAATATTGGTCAATTGTTCCAAGAATCAATCCATATGTTCAAGGCCTTTGAGAAATATTGCGTCAAACAG AGTGACGCCATGGACCTACTGGAGAAATTAGAGACAGAGAACGACATTCTGCGAGCGTTCCTGCAAGTAACACAGGCTGAGAACACTACAGTTCGTCGCATGAGTCTAAAGTCATTCCTTATGGTTCCTGTTCAAAGAGTTATGAA GTATCCATTATTGTTAAATCGATTGTACAAGTCAACTCCTCAGCACCACCGGGATTCCATTCCGCTTCACGAATCATTAGTTGGCTTAGAACGAATTTTGGAAGAGATTAATGCT AAAATCCAAGGAACTAATACTCTGAGACTAACTCGCAAACGGTCGGAGCTAAGACGACACAGTTCTTCTGACAAGTTCGAGCTCATCAAG ACTGCTCTCAGTCATTTGAATTGGAGCCAAGAGGAGATTCATGACATACTAGTCAGTTCTTTACTGACCACTCAACCACAAGATCATTTCTGGACTGGGAAAAAAATCAGCAACTTGAAGTTTTCTCAGATACACGCTGTCCTTTTAACACGTGGAGAG CCTCAGCCAGAAAGTAGCATTACCAAGAAGTTACTCTTTACTCAGCAGTCTCCCATTCAACAAGCAGCCTTGGTCACACTTCGCTGCAAAGGCAGTAGATACCAACTAGTCCGG GAACCCCTGTTTTTGGACAAATGTGTCATAACTCTAAATTCAGAattgtctgaaaatatatttgaagtccAAGATTGGAACAAAGAAACTTACTTGTTTAAG GGAGAAGACGACAAAGAAACCAAACGATGGGTTGAGCACTTGAAGAGGTTGAGTCGAAACCTTGGTGTATTTTGGAGACGTCGAAACGCCCTCCCAGatattaatagcaacagcaaAGGGTAG
- the LOC106874082 gene encoding neuroepithelial cell-transforming gene 1 protein isoform X2 produces the protein MKMQMGIICKDCEEVVSLRPSTCTSAICHQCHTTRIERRETILEIFQTELNYGRDLKILLVEFYGPIKEAGLINNQQLTELFLNLEELVDVNENFIEQLNRVLNSSPLHNDKEVDCVNIGQLFQESIHMFKAFEKYCVKQSDAMDLLEKLETENDILRAFLQVTQAENTTVRRMSLKSFLMVPVQRVMKYPLLLNRLYKSTPQHHRDSIPLHESLVGLERILEEINAKIQGTNTLRLTRKRSELRRHSSSDKFELIKTALSHLNWSQEEIHDILVSSLLTTQPQDHFWTGKKISNLKFSQIHAVLLTRGEPQPESSITKKLLFTQQSPIQQAALVTLRCKGSRYQLVREPLFLDKCVITLNSELSENIFEVQDWNKETYLFKGEDDKETKRWVEHLKRLSRNLGVFWRRRNALPDINSNSKG, from the exons ATGAAGATGCAGATG GGAATCATTTGCAAAGACTGCGAAGAAGTGGTCAGTTTAAGACCATCAACATGTACCAGTGCCATTTGTCATCAGTGTCATACTACAAGAATTGAAAGACGGGAAACTATTTTGGAAATATTCCAAACTGAATTGAATTATGGTCGTGATTTGAAGATTCTATTAGTG GAATTCTATGGTCCCATCAAAGAAGCTGGTCTTATCAACAACCAACAACTGACAGAATTGTTCTTGAACTTGGAAGAGCTGGTGGACGTTAATGAGAACTTCATTGAGCAGTTGAACCGTGTCTTGAACAGTTCACCTCTTCATAATGATAAG GAGGTTGACTGTGTTAATATTGGTCAATTGTTCCAAGAATCAATCCATATGTTCAAGGCCTTTGAGAAATATTGCGTCAAACAG AGTGACGCCATGGACCTACTGGAGAAATTAGAGACAGAGAACGACATTCTGCGAGCGTTCCTGCAAGTAACACAGGCTGAGAACACTACAGTTCGTCGCATGAGTCTAAAGTCATTCCTTATGGTTCCTGTTCAAAGAGTTATGAA GTATCCATTATTGTTAAATCGATTGTACAAGTCAACTCCTCAGCACCACCGGGATTCCATTCCGCTTCACGAATCATTAGTTGGCTTAGAACGAATTTTGGAAGAGATTAATGCT AAAATCCAAGGAACTAATACTCTGAGACTAACTCGCAAACGGTCGGAGCTAAGACGACACAGTTCTTCTGACAAGTTCGAGCTCATCAAG ACTGCTCTCAGTCATTTGAATTGGAGCCAAGAGGAGATTCATGACATACTAGTCAGTTCTTTACTGACCACTCAACCACAAGATCATTTCTGGACTGGGAAAAAAATCAGCAACTTGAAGTTTTCTCAGATACACGCTGTCCTTTTAACACGTGGAGAG CCTCAGCCAGAAAGTAGCATTACCAAGAAGTTACTCTTTACTCAGCAGTCTCCCATTCAACAAGCAGCCTTGGTCACACTTCGCTGCAAAGGCAGTAGATACCAACTAGTCCGG GAACCCCTGTTTTTGGACAAATGTGTCATAACTCTAAATTCAGAattgtctgaaaatatatttgaagtccAAGATTGGAACAAAGAAACTTACTTGTTTAAG GGAGAAGACGACAAAGAAACCAAACGATGGGTTGAGCACTTGAAGAGGTTGAGTCGAAACCTTGGTGTATTTTGGAGACGTCGAAACGCCCTCCCAGatattaatagcaacagcaaAGGGTAG